The DNA sequence ATAATCAATAATAATCATCAAATAACAAAAATGCTATGCGCacataaaataaattactaaattaatcactgtatatttatatataaatataaatatagtttaattttaatgtttatattaataattaattttaatgtatattagtttatattaataattaattttaatatatatttaataatatgattgatcaaataaatactaaaattaataaaaaatatatatataatttaacttatttttaatatatattttatattttatataaataactgaataatctcacaccattagatataatttcacataattaaaaatattattgataattaattgataacCGGAAATCACAAAATCCTGGTCCTCTAGTACTTCTCTGTCCGATATTTgtgaagattatatatatatggagAATCTGCATTTCCTATTTTACCCCTATGTAGAAGGCagcattatatatatttatgtgaaGATAAAAGGGTAGATAGCTAGGTAGGTTTCTTCCCTAGAGAACATTTTACTGCATTTAACCGAGTATAAAGGAATGGATTGAATGGGATAAAATCTTTGCACTATGGTCTAGGGACAGCTAATACCAATTTGTCCTTTTTCTGAGGCATATATAATTTTGTGCTGCCTGTGAACATCATCATCTTTCTTTCatactaataaataataatcaccaaactttgttctcttctttcttcttcattgtcTGCAAAGTCTAAAAGTATGGGACTACAACCCAGAACGTGATCGATGTATGTAGCATCATAGTATCACACACATTTCAATGatctttaatttaattacaaacCCTTTAATCACTTCTCCAATAACCTAGGAACACCCATCTTTCATCTTTGCACATATACTTAGTTAATGGTACTAGTTTTTATGACCCAAAAATGCCACAGTTCCATTTTTGTtacattcttaaaaaaaaaaaaatatttagcataaacttaaatttttatccagaaaagtaaaaaaaaaaaattttatttgagagAACATATTAGagatatacttatatatatatatatatatatatatgaggaaTGTtaaggggccagcaatttttgtgatttgtagccatcaaatagccatcaatgatagttttaatggtgtgagatttcatccaatgactcacttttctttgctggttacatgctggccagaattgaacaaagttgctggcccctaaacttttcctataaatatatatatatatatatatatatatatatatatatatatatatatatatattatttttattattaaatttttttggattattGATAAATTTTAGGAACGAATTATTTCagtttgaaattaattaattctacacccttttgagtactttttattattgataaaaatgtcactaatttaaattcctaattaaaatttaggtttaatttaCAAAACATCACCTAGCAAGTCTTAATTTAAACTTAGTATAAAAGTTGGAGaggttctttttgcttttggatatccATACATTTAAACACATTTTATTTACCCaggtcccaaaaaaaaaaaaaaaacattttatttacaaacattaaattaaaaagaacaaGATGCTATAAGCATGTAAAGGGATCAAATATATATGATATTATTGATCAATATATAAGAAGCAAGACTAGGCTATCCAtaatccatatatatataaaacacatTTTAACATGTATAATATATTAAGCTTCTACTTTTGCCCCTAACATTTGGACTTTACGTTTAATAATCTGCTTTCCCCAATTATACATATCCAACTCAAATTAAAAGAACTTTAGATGATATggtaattaaacaaaattatattagagatttaattattaatgtatttttttaaattcaaaatttttggatgaataattttagatttaattaccctgttggtccttatagtttcaccaaatttttaaataggtccttatactttttttctttttatttaggtctctacattgctttaattttgtaattaagtcttttctagtgtaaaaaatattagagttaactgaatattttttcacaaattgaaggtatttataattaaaaacttaattaaatcatTGACTGtatatattttggtaaaaatattatgttaattttagcATTCTTAACATAAAAATGatgtaattacaaaataaaaaacagtatAGGAactcaattgaaaggaaaaaaaatataggaacctaattaaaaatttggtgaaactataggaaccaacaaagtaattaaaccataattttatgatatattatcagaatttttatgattgacatttaaacaaaaaattaacttcagataaataaaaagaaaaaaagttacgcaaataaaaattcatataaattcaaaaaaaaaaaagtcttaaaagtaaaaataagttaaaaatatgataatttaattctatattttcttttatcatcttaaatttttaggataaataattttaataaatatatcccAGCACCCCATGATTGATAGTTCAATTTTAAGATGATGGATGATTGCTTAATTAGCTTTGTTCACGGGCGGGGTGAGGCAAACTCAATCAGCTAGATAGCTATAGTATAATAATGTACCATATAATTAAATGAATAGCAGAAGATGGTGAAAAATATTGAAATAATGTATAAATAAATATGTTTATATAGGATTTATGAGATGAGGTTTAATTTGTCGACATCACAAGCTGCTGCTTGAGCAGGCAGCAGAATCCACCGCACCAGACAAtcggaaaataaataaaaataatgtggTGGCGATTACGGTGTCTTTTACAGGAGGGACATGTCATAAGGCTATTCTTTTCAACTGTTTGTGACTACTTGTTAATTTACGGACACCATTCCATCCAATGGCAGAGATTAATTGCTAAGTAAAGAAAGTACCTTTACCAGTTttaaaattcataatattattttcttaaactttttaaattgttttttttcattttatttttataattgtttattaaaattaacttaaaaattataatgtaaaaaataatattatcaattttGAGAGTGATAATAAAATCACTTTCCGATGCTTTACATTTGTTgtgtttttatgtcttttacatatatattcaaATTGTATGCTAATAAGCCAGCCCACACCACCCACGGGTCCAACTTATGGAATATATATAATTGGtctctattattatattttttgtttattaagtatgtaattttttaaaatagtaaatattttatctatttatttattatatataatgaaaattGAGAGGAGTTTAATGTACAATTTTTTCCTTTTAAACGTTCTTTTATTATATATGttcataaaaatattatatataatttaaatttaagacGTCTTATTTTTCGattgtaaaataattattatcttaaataaactcaaaatttttattatgataaatatttaagaattaaaatattaaactGATAGACATGTTTGTAGATATACATTATATATGGATTattacttttaataataataataataataataataataataataataataataataataataataataataataataataattaaaaaaaaaacgacgCCACTTCAAAATTGAAGTGTGACAGGAATTTGAGGAATGTGCGTAATTTGTGAATATGGTATTTTTTTGGACTTCAAAGCCCAAAAGATGGAACGACCCACATAAGGCCCAAAATAAAAGCCCATAAAAATGCTGACTATGAAGCCCAAATAATATTAGGTACGGTCCACTATGATGGTTCGATCATTCATCATTGTGCCGCCACCACTGGCAGTCGTATGAAGCAGTTGCAGCTGAAAAAAAGTAGAAACCCTTCGGTCTGCGAAAATTACAGCAGAAAACAGAAGACGAGAGCGTAGTCACTAGTTgcagctgaagaagaagaaagaagaatggggAAGAAAGCTAAAGGTTCAAGGAAGGGTAAGAAGGCGTGGAGAGCTAACATCAGCACCGAAGACATCGAAGATTTCTTCGAGAAAACCACCAAGGACGCTCTCTCCGGCGGCACCCTTGACGCCCTTCCCAGCGATGCACTTTTCTTCGAAGACAAGTCCAAAGGTTCTTCCTTTAACttgaattaggttaggttagaaTGCAATGGCGCGTTGGAAATTGGTTATTGTTATTGTTcttgttttgataatattttgtTTTCGATAGATTATTTTCAGGGGAGTTGCTTGCAAATTATTATGCAAAATAAGATTGTGAAAGATGACCAgtaatgattatttgatttttgtataTGATGATGAGTTATGTGAGTTATGATGACTTGGATGTTTCGTATTTGTGGCTACCATGATATctgtacaaaaataaaattagccaCTCTTATAACACATGTTGGAATATAGAATGTACATTGAATATGTGTGAAGCAACTCAGGTATATATACACAAATGGTGGCTTATTCGGTAGCTGCATATAGCATTTTGGATTTTTGGCTGCCTTTTGCAGTTTGTGTTTCTAGTGTTTCTCCATGGATTTTGGATATTTGTCATTTGACGATGTGATTGTGGTTATCTAATTTAATGTGGCTGGCTACTAGATCTTGCGGTGAAGAGGAAGATTGAAAAGCACAGGGAAAAAGTGCTCCATGTTGATAGTGTGCTACAGGGGAACCAGTTTGTTAAGCCGGTGCCATCTTCTACACGAAAGAAGGGCGGTAAAAACCATAAAGCGGTCTCTATGACAAAAGAGGCTAATAAGGTAAGTAATTTCCATTGATGCAGCAATAATTTAGTAGCAGTAAGAGTTGCCCAAAGATTGAAGAATGTGCTCAGTTGTAATCATCATGTTTGGACAGATGGAAGCAGTCATTTGTTTTTCCTCTCCATTCTAAATGTTATTCTGATTATGTATTGTTTACATTTATTCTTTTTCTCATGATCAATCTCAGGATGATTCCGACTTACCTTCTGATGTATTTGATATGTGGGGTGATAAAGGTACGTCATATGCTTATTATTTTTTTGCAGTTGTGGTTTGCTTTTTTGTTAGCATTTTGGGATGTTTAACAATGATTCTTTGAACTTGTCATGCAGATGAGGACATTAGAAAGGGAAAGAAGGTACACTTTATGGCTTGATAGATTCATTTTgtggattttctttttcttttttctttttatgatttATCTCAGCATTTTTATTTGATGGTGTGATGGATGCATGCTTCACAGGTCACAAAGCCTTCTCTTATTCCAGCAGTAGAGGTTGATCCTCCTGGATGCTCGTTCAATCCCTCATACGAAAGTCATCGGGTAAATTATTAAGAAATACTTTgtttacttaatattttttttttttatgttttgtcaTGAATCTTACACGTgtctttaaaaaatttgattgtcTAACCAGGATGTATTAGCTTGTGCTGTTGCACAAGAAATGCAAAAGATCTACAAAGATGAATTGGGCCCTACACCAGTTCCGTTGACTGTTTCCGGAGAAGCTATTGCTGAAGAAGATGTGAGGCTTGTTCTTTCATTTGTGTCATTACTGTTCTGTGGAGTTTTAGTCTGATTTCTAATGTTTTAGATATGTGAATTTATATGCAAGTATATGGGGTTCCAACATTAATTGTGTCGCTATTTGGATACGGGTTGAGTCTTTGGTTCTGTTTTCTTTgtagaggttttttcttgatgttGATGATGGGAGTGATGATGATGAAGGTAATTTGGAAAGCGA is a window from the Arachis hypogaea cultivar Tifrunner chromosome 17, arahy.Tifrunner.gnm2.J5K5, whole genome shotgun sequence genome containing:
- the LOC112765773 gene encoding ribosome biogenesis protein NOP53, which codes for MGKKAKGSRKGKKAWRANISTEDIEDFFEKTTKDALSGGTLDALPSDALFFEDKSKDLAVKRKIEKHREKVLHVDSVLQGNQFVKPVPSSTRKKGGKNHKAVSMTKEANKDDSDLPSDVFDMWGDKDEDIRKGKKVTKPSLIPAVEVDPPGCSFNPSYESHRDVLACAVAQEMQKIYKDELGPTPVPLTVSGEAIAEEDRFFLDVDDGSDDDEGNLESEGDNEDGASEKRPIKTKRVTKVELNKRLRRKEQQKKEAEAKKLVELSKEIDSIPEIMEEIKQEDEEKQKKRIRREVAKQERLKARPPRLGKHKFEPAPVQVLLSDEINGSIRKLKGCCSLIKDRYKSLEKRGLIVPASKTPKRKRK